One segment of Panthera leo isolate Ple1 chromosome A3, P.leo_Ple1_pat1.1, whole genome shotgun sequence DNA contains the following:
- the CST7 gene encoding cystatin-F isoform X1, protein MRRARELLAFCCLVLSTTGRPSRVLCFSLSDFCAQTLNSDVKPGFPKTINPNDSAVLKAARHSVERFNNCTNDIFLFKESHISRALVQIVKGLKYMLDMEIGRTSCKKTQHPSLDNCDFQTNHTLQRTFSCYSEVWVIPWLQRFEVPVLHCQ, encoded by the exons ATGCGGCGAGCCCGGGAGCTGCTCGCCTTCTGCTGCCTGGTCTTGAGCACCACCGGGCGCCCTTCGCGAG TTCTGTGCTTCTCTCTTTCAGATTTTTGTGCCCAGACCCTTAACTCAGATGTGAAACCAGGATTTCCTAAAACAATAAACCCCAATGACTCAGCAGTCCTCAAAGCAGCCAGACACAGCGTTGAAAGGTTCAACAACTGCACAAATGACATCTTCTTGTTCAAGGAGTCCCACATCAGCAGAGCCCTGGTCCAG ATTGTGAAGGGTCTGAAGTACATGCTGGACATGGAGATTGGCAGAACTTCTTGCAAGAAGACCCAGCACCCTAGTCTAGACAACTGTGACTTCCAGACCAACCACACCTTACAACGG ACTTTCAGTTGCTACTCTGAAGTTTGGGTCATCCCCTGGCTCCAGAGGTTCGAGGTGCCCGTCCTCCACTGTCAGTGA
- the CST7 gene encoding cystatin-F isoform X2: MRRARELLAFCCLVLSTTGRPSRDFCAQTLNSDVKPGFPKTINPNDSAVLKAARHSVERFNNCTNDIFLFKESHISRALVQIVKGLKYMLDMEIGRTSCKKTQHPSLDNCDFQTNHTLQRTFSCYSEVWVIPWLQRFEVPVLHCQ, from the exons ATGCGGCGAGCCCGGGAGCTGCTCGCCTTCTGCTGCCTGGTCTTGAGCACCACCGGGCGCCCTTCGCGAG ATTTTTGTGCCCAGACCCTTAACTCAGATGTGAAACCAGGATTTCCTAAAACAATAAACCCCAATGACTCAGCAGTCCTCAAAGCAGCCAGACACAGCGTTGAAAGGTTCAACAACTGCACAAATGACATCTTCTTGTTCAAGGAGTCCCACATCAGCAGAGCCCTGGTCCAG ATTGTGAAGGGTCTGAAGTACATGCTGGACATGGAGATTGGCAGAACTTCTTGCAAGAAGACCCAGCACCCTAGTCTAGACAACTGTGACTTCCAGACCAACCACACCTTACAACGG ACTTTCAGTTGCTACTCTGAAGTTTGGGTCATCCCCTGGCTCCAGAGGTTCGAGGTGCCCGTCCTCCACTGTCAGTGA